The DNA sequence ATTTATCCATAGTGACGATTTCTCAATATTCAGACTCAATAGCGCGGCGAATACGCCGCTGATTTAGAAACCGCTTAGTTTGCGGTCGCGCTGCCATTCTTCCGGGGTGTAAGCCTTGATAGACAACGCATGAATGCGGTTATCCGCGATATATTCCATCAGTGGCGCATATACAGCCTGCTGTTGTTTCACGCGGCTCATACCCTTGAACACGTCACCGACT is a window from the Dickeya lacustris genome containing:
- the ibaG gene encoding BolA family iron metabolism protein IbaG, which translates into the protein MENNEIKAVLMQALALQEVHVSGDGSHFQVIVVGDVFKGMSRVKQQQAVYAPLMEYIADNRIHALSIKAYTPEEWQRDRKLSGF